A single Cottoperca gobio chromosome 3, fCotGob3.1, whole genome shotgun sequence DNA region contains:
- the gpib gene encoding glucose-6-phosphate isomerase b: MGLTQDPTFQKLQDWYTAHALNLNMRHMFEADKERFNRLSLSMKTEDGDILLDYSKNLVTDEVMKMLLDLAKSRGIEAAREKMFTGEKINFTEGRAVLHVALRNRSNTPIMVDGKDVMPDVNRVLEKMKGFCHRVRSGEWKGFTGKAITDVVNVGIGGSDLGPLMVTEALKPYSKGGPRVWFVSNIDGTHITKTLAQLNAETTLFIIASKTFTTQETITNAESAKAWFLEHAKDKAAVAKHFVALSTNGPKVKDFGIDTENMFEFWDWVGGRYSLWSAIGMAIALHIGYDNYEKLLSGAHWMDNHFRTAPLEKNAPVLLALLGIWYINFFHAETHAMLPYDQYMHRFTAYFQQGDMESNGKYITNDGARVNYHTGPIVWGEPGTNGQHAFYQLIHQGTRMVPSDFLIPAQSQHPIRENLHHKILLANFLAQTEALMKGKTTEEARKELEAGGLSGEALDKILPHKVFQGNRPTNSIIFKKLSPYTLGALIAMYEHKIFIQGVMWEINSFDQWGVELGKQLCKNIEAELKDTTEVHSHDSSTNGLINFLKKSFA; encoded by the exons ATGGGACTCACACAGGACCCCACCTTCCAAAAGCTGCAGGACTGGTACACAGCCCACGCCCTGAACCTCAACATGAGGCACATGTTTGAGGCTGACAAGGAGAGATTCAACAGGCTCAG CCTGAGCATGAAGACTGAGGATGGAGACATTCTTCTGGATTACTCCAAGAATCTCGTCACTGATGAAGTCATGAAGATGTTGCTTGATCTG GCGAAGTCGAGAGGTATCGAAGCTGCCAGAGAGAAGATGTTCACCGGAGAGAAGATCAACTTCACAGAG ggccGCGCTGTGCTCCACGTGGCTCTGAGGAACCGCTCCAACACGCCCATCATGGTCGACGGTAAGGATGTGATGCCGGACGTCAACAGAGTTCTTGAGAAGATGAAGGGCTTCTGTCAT AGAGTTCGCAGCGGCGAGTGGAAGGGCTTCACAGGAAAGGCCATCACAGATGTTGTCAATGTCGGCATCGGAGGATCTGACCTT GGCCCCCTGATGGTGACGGAGGCCCTGAAGCCTTACTCAAAGGGAGGACCCCGTGTGTGGTTTGTGTCAAATATTGATGGAACGCACATCACCAAAACCCTGGCACAGCTGAACGCTGAGACGACGCTCTTCATCATCGCATCCAAG ACATTCACCACCCAAGAGACCATAACCAACGCTGAGTCGGCCAAGGCCTGGTTCCTTGAACATGCCAAAGAC AAAGCTGCTGTTGCAAAGCACTTTGTGGCCCTTTCCACAAACGGA CCCAAAGTGAAGGACTTCGGCATCGACACGGAGAACATGTTTGAGTTCTGGGAT tgGGTTGGTGGTCGTTACTCCTTGTGGTCTGCAATTGGAATGGCCATTGCCCTGCACATTG GCTACGACAACTATGAAAAGCTTCTTTCAGGAGCTCATTGGATG GACAACCACTTCCGCACCGCTCCTCTGGAAAAGAACGCTCCCGTCCTGCTGGCTCTGCTGGGCATCTGGTACATCAACTTCTTCCACGCTGAGACCCACGCCATGCTGCCCTACGACCAGTACATGCACCGCTTCACTGCCTACTTCCAACAG GGTGACATGGAGTCCAATGGAAAGTACATCACTAACGATGGAGCACGTGTGAACTACCACACCGGGCCAATAGTGTGGGGAGAGCCGGGAACCAATGGACAGCATGCATTCTACCAGCTCATCCATCAAG GAACACGCATGGTGCCTTCTGACTTCCTGATCCCAGCTCAGTCACAGCATCCCATCAGAGAGAACCTGCACCACAAG ATCCTGCTAGCTAACTTCCTGGCGCAGACAGAAGCTCTGATGAAGGGGAAGACCACGGAGGAGGCCAGGAAGGAGCTGGAGGCCGGCGGTCTGAGTGGAGAAGCTCTGGACAAAATCCTGCCACACAAA GTATTCCAAGGAAACAGGCCGACCAACTCAATCATCTTCAAGAAGCTGAGCCCGTACACGCTCGGAGCGCTGATAG CGATGTACGAGCACAAGATCTTCATCCAGGGTGTAATGTGGGAGATCAACAGTTTTGACCAGTGGGG AGTCGAACTGGGCAAACAGCTCTGCAAGAACATCGAGGCCGAGCTGAAGGACACCACAGAGGTCCACTCCCACGACTCCTCCACCAACGGACTCATCAACTTCCTCAAGAAAAGCTTTGCCTGA
- the garre1 gene encoding granule associated Rac and RHOG effector protein 1: MYCCSAQESKMDYKRRFLLGGSKQKVQQHQQYQMPELSRTLSASLASSCSASSPMGTGVGMPGSCHPLPSGATTAVADIQQGISKYLDALNVFCRASAFLTDLFSSVFRNSHYSKAAMQLKDVQEHVMEAASRLTAAIKPEIAKMLMELSAGAANFKDQNDFSLQDVEVLGRCFLTVMQVHFQFLSQALQKVQPVAQSCLAEALAQAQERCANARSQSADLGPLTELEEASRLWKGAAQAMARLRERGRDGCLAGIQVQHLFCSNNTTIPEHQLKELNMKIDNALQAYKVALESLGHSEYALKAGFHLNPKAVEAALQSCCSEAEAQQAGRMQTTSQPIQCELPTIPVQIGSHFLKGVSFNESAAENLKLKTHTMLQLIKEALGQNGVTPRDDSPVTEVLNQVCPSSWRGACKTAVQLLFAQAGLVVVDTAQIENKEAYAPQITLEGSKVVVQVPSTWCLKEDPATMSLLQRSLDPEKTLGLVDVLYTAVFDINRWKERKEQALPTIQLQLQRESPDYSGQADLPPGPCSKTSSGLPKTIIKLTSKFTKKVSSSSNSGGSYSIPNTPSRSMLTSSSSEDKTKSLGHSDGRLQSILQMSSLSCTPDSIQQGQLANGLVSEDQGMNLPTDQEMQDVIDFLSGFNMGKSQQASPLVKRRNSVASANPAELKPPSGPLPTSQSISHSALQPQAQTMPPPQPQPPPSVQKQQPQPPPPQQQQQQQQQQQQQQQQPPPPPQQPSPQALQYYQHLLQPISQQQPPPPQQTPPQVLSQQRVASKWLGSSSGQQPPPQGPPAGLSPLGPIGQWGSPGLPDLSSDLYSLGLVSTYMDSVMSEMLGQKPQGPRNNTWPNRDQSEGVFGVLGDTLPFDPAVGSDPEFARYVAGVSQAMQQKRQVQHIRRPSNTRSNWPMPEEQHRTWSHPEYYSEGEAVNSSWSANQGDSASSSDETSSANGDSLFSMFSGPDLVAAVKQRRKHSCGEPEVCTLPSPPLHHMGDDNQDSKTKTWPPKAPWQHSTNTNTMPNPSSSLYQMNIPPSSQWSDSMQMLQSPVWSTASDCSPSTGISSGFPFTQQQQQQQQQQQHKPMTKGFKSFPLKHEHRPSYLHQY, from the exons ATGTATTGTTGTAGTGCACAGGAAAGTAAAATGGACTACAAGCGTCGCTTTTTGCTCGGCGGGTCCAAGCAGAAAGTGCAACAGCACCAGCAGTACCAGATGCCTGAGCTGAGCCGGACCTTGAGCGCCTCCCTGGCCTCCTCTTGCTCGGCCTCTTCGCCTATGGGCACCGGGGTGGGCATGCCCGGCAGCTGCCACCCACTTCCTTCTGGCGCCACCACCGCAGTTGCAGACATCCAGCAAGGCATCTCCAAATATTTGGATGCCCTCAACGTTTTCTGCAGAGCCAGCGCCTTCCTCACAGACCTGTTCAGCAGTGTGTTCAGGAACTCTCACTATTCCAAAGCAGCTATGCAACTGAAGGACGTGCAGGAACACGTCATGGAGGCGGCCAGCAGGCTGACTGCAGCAATAAAGCCTGAGATCGCCAAGATGTTGATGGAGCTGAGCGCCGGGGCCGCCAACTTCAAAGACCAGAACGACTTCAGCCTGCAGGATGTTGAG GTGCTGGGTCGGTGCTTCCTCACGGTGATGCAGGTCCATTTCCAGTTTCTATCGCAGGCTTTGCAGAAGGTCCAGCCCGTGGCACAGTCCTGCCTGGCAGAGGCTCTTGCCCAGGCCCAGGAGCGTTGCGCCAACGCCCGCTCCCAAAGCGCCGACCTGGGGCCCCTCACAGAGCTGGAGGAAGCCTCCCGCTTGTGGAAAGGTGCAGCTCAG GCCATGGCGAggctgagagagaggggacggGACGGCTGCCTGGCAGGCATCCAGGTTCAGCATCTCTTCTGCTCCAACAACACCACCATCCCTGAACACCAGCTGAAGGAGCTCAACATGAAGATTGACAATGCTTTACAG GCATATAAAGTGGCACTAGAGAGCCTGGGTCATAGTGAGTACGCACTGAAGGCCGGCTTTCATCTTAACCCCAAAGCTGTGGAGGCGGCCTTACAG agctgcTGCAGTGAGGCGGAGGCCCAGCAGGCGGGCAGGATGCAGACCACCTCCCAGCCCATCCAGTGTGAGCTGCCCACCATCCCCGTGCAGATCGGCTCACATTTCCTCAAAGGAGTGTCCTTCAACGAGTCCGCTGCTGAAAACCTCAAACTGAAAACG CACACGATGCTGCAGCTCATTAAGGAGGCGCTGGGCCAGAACGGGGTGACCCCCAGGGACGACTCCCCCGTCACAGAGGTCCTCAACCAAGTCTGCCCATCCAGCTGGAGAGGAGCCTGCAAGACGGCTGTCCAGCTGCTGTTCGCCCAGGCTGGTCTG GTGGTGGTTGATACGGCGCAGATTGAGAACAAGGAGGCCTACGCCCCCCAGATCACTCTAGAAGGGTCCAAAGTGGTGGTCCAGGTTCCCTCCACATG gtgtctGAAGGAGGACCCAGCCACTATGTCTTTGCTCCAGAGGAGCTTGGATCCGGAGAAGACACTCGGTCTCGTAGACGTGCTCTACACAGCCGTGTTTGACATCAACCggtggaaggagagaaa AGAGCAGGCGTTGCCCACGatccagctgcagctgcagcggGAGAGTCCCGACTACAGCGGCCAGGCTGACCTGCCTCCAGGCCCCTGCTCCAAGACCTCCAGTGGATTGCCCAAAACAATAATCAAGCTGACTTCCAAGTTCACCAAGAAGGTCTCATCCAGCTCTAACAGTGGGGGCAGTTACTCCATCCCTAACACCCCGTCTcgcagcatgctaacaagcagTAGCTCTGAGGATAAAACCAAGAGCTTGGGCCACAGCGACGGGAGGCTGCAGAGCATCCTGCAGATGAGCAGTCTGTCCTGCACCCCGGACTCTATCCAGCAGGGCCAGCTGGCCAACGGCTTAGTGTCCGAGGACCAGGGGATGAACCTGCCCACCGACCAAGAGATGCAGGACGTCATCGACTTTCTCTCAGGATTCAACATGGGGAAGTCCCAGCAGGCTTCGCCCCTGGTCAAGAGAAGGAATTCTGTGGCGTCTGCAAACCCCGCTGAGCTGAAGCCCCCGAGTGGACCTCTGCCAACTTCCCAGTCTATCTCTCACAGTGCCCTACAGCCCCAAGCCCAGACCATGCCCCCGCCTCAGCCCCAGCCTCCACCATCAGTGCAGAAGCAGCAACCTCAACCGCCTCCTccgcagcagcaacaacagcagcagcagcagcagcagcagcagcagcagcagccccctcctccacctcaacAACCCTCCCCTCAGGCCCTACAATACTACCAGCACCTCCTGCAGCCCATCAGTCAgcagcagcctcctcctcctcagcagaCCCCACCCCAGGTCCTGTCACAGCAAAGAGTGGCGAGCAAGTGGCTCGGCAGCTCCTCTGGGCAACAGCCTCCACCGCAAGGCCCCCCAGCAGGGCTGTCCCCCCTGGGTCCCATCGGGCAGTGGGGCTCTCCTGGACTGCCAGACCTGAGCTCCGATCTGTACAGTCTGGGCCTGGTCAGCACCTACATGGACAGCGTCATGTCCGAGATGCTGGGTCAGAAGCCGCAGGGGCCCCGCAACAACACTTGGCCCAACAGGGACCAGAGTGAAGGAGTGTTTGGAGTCCTGGGAGACACGCTGCCCTTCGACCCAGCAG TTGGCTCCGACCCGGAGTTTGCACGTTACGTTGCCGGCGTCAGTCAGGCCATGCAGCAGAAACGGCAGGTGCAACACATCCGTCGCCCCAGCAACACGCGCAGCAACTGGCCAATGCCTGAAGAGCAGCACAGGACCTGGTCCCACCCAGAGTACTACAGTGAGGG GGAGGCTGTAAACAGCAGCTGGTCAGCCAATCAGGGCGACTCGGCCAGCTCCAGCGACGAGACGTCTTCAGCCAACGGCGACAGTCTGTTCTCCATGTTTTCTGGGCCGGACCTTGTAGCGGCGGTTAAACAAAGGAG aaaacacagctgtggTGAGCCGGAGGTGTGCACcctgccctcccctcccctccatcaCATGGGCGATGATAACCAG GATAGCAAAACTAAAACCTGGCCTCCCAAAGCGCCATGGCAGCACtccaccaacaccaacaccatgCCCAATCCCAGCTCTTCCTTGTACCAGATGaacatccctccctcctcccagtGGAGCGACTCCATGCAGATGCTGCAGTCTCCCGTGTGGTCCACTGCCAGCGACTGCTCCCCCTCCACCGGCATCTCCTCTGGTTTCCCCTtcacccagcagcagcagcagcagcagcaacaacagcaacacaaaccCATGACCAAGGGCTTTAAATCCTTCCCCCTCAAACACGAGCACAGGCCCTCCTACCTTCACCAGTACTGA